In Humulus lupulus chromosome 7, drHumLupu1.1, whole genome shotgun sequence, the following are encoded in one genomic region:
- the LOC133790642 gene encoding GDSL esterase/lipase At5g33370-like, with amino-acid sequence MENYSSNIVFSSILFGALVITLSSFGHQAEARAFFVFGDSLVDNGNNNYLATTARADSPPYGIDYPTHRATGRFSNGLNMPDLISEQLGSEPTLPYLSPELTGERLLVGANFASAGIGILNDTGFQFLNIIRIYKQLEYFQQYQSRVSSLIGAEETQRLVNDALVLITLGGNDFVNNYYLVPFSARSRQYSLPDYVVYIISEYRKVLAKLYELGARRVLVTGTGPLGCVPAELAQRGRNGQCAVELQRAAALFNPQLVDIINSLNSEIGTDVFIAANAFNMHMDFISNPRAYGFETSKIACCGQGPFNGIGLCTPLSNLCPNRDVYVFWDAFHPSERANRIIVQQILEGSNKYMHPMNLSTVMALDSRT; translated from the exons ATGGAGAACTACTCTTCGAATATCGTTTTTTCTTCCATACTATTTGGAGCACTTGTCATCACTTTGAGCAGTTTTGGCCACCAAGCTGAGGCCAGAGCTTTCTTTGTCTTTGGAGACTCTCTTGTCGACAATGGCAATAACAACTATCTAGCCACAACAGCCAGAGCTGACTCTCCTCCTTATGGCATTGACTACCCTACTCATAGAGCCACTGGCCGTTTCTCCAATGGCCTCAACATGCCAGACCTTATCA GTGAGCAACTCGGGTCAGAGCCCACATTGCCGTACTTGAGTCCGGAGCTCACTGGCGAAAGGCTACTAGTTGGTGCAAACTTTGCTTCTGCTGGGATTGGAATTCTCAATGACACTGGATTTCAGTTT CTGAACATTATCAGAATATACAAACAATTGGAGTACTTTCAACAATACCAAAGCCGGGTTAGTTCTCTGATTGGAGCTGAGGAAACACAAAGGCTTGTAAACGATGCATTGGTCCTCATTACACTTGGTGGAAATGACTTTGTCAACAACTATTACTTGGTCCCTTTCTCTGCCAGATCTCGCCAGTACTCTCTTCCAGACTATGTAGTCTACATCATTTCTGAATATCGCAAAGTCCTTGCG AAACTATATGAGTTGGGAGCCCGGCGGGTGTTGGTGACAGGGACTGGACCCCTAGGGTGTGTGCCAGCAGAGTTGGCTCAACGAGGCAGAAATGGTCAGTGCGCGGTCGAGCTACAGCGAGCTGCAGCCTTATTCAACCCTCAGCTTGTTGACATTATCAATAGCCTAAACAGTGAGATTGGCACGGATGTCTTCATTGCTGCAAATGCATTCAATATGCATATGGATTTCATCTCCAACCCTCGAGCATATG GATTTGAAACATCAAAGATTGCATGCTGTGGACAAGGACCATTTAATGGAATAGGGCTTTGCACTCCACTCTCAAACTTGTGTCCAAACAGAGATGTTTATGTGTTTTGGGATGCCTTCCACCCATCAGAGAGGGCAAACAGAATAATTGTGCAGCAAATTTTGGAGGGCTCTAACAAGTACATGCACCCAATGAATCTCAGCACTGTTATGGCATTGGACTCTAGGACCTAG